One Azospirillum brasilense DNA window includes the following coding sequences:
- a CDS encoding sensor histidine kinase: protein MFGGVEAFFDTSAYLPHGVCLFWRPEILTLHIVSDVLTGLSYYSIPVALLYFVVKRRDVAFTWIVWLFAAFILACGTTHFFSLWTLWYPDYAVEGIIKALTAMVSVLTAVALWVQMPKALALPSATQLADANGALQREIEIRRQAELRYASFFNNLAEGLFVITVLPDGDFAFDTLNPAHARGTGIDPETIRGRLVREAVPPETAAAVIERYSACVAAGGPIDYEETLDLPVGRRTWHTVLVPVRGEGGQVVQILGSSRDITDRKRLQEELVQTSKLATLGTLAAGMAHEMSQPLNIIRIWAENALSRLRDGDADTARLDKVLTIMSEQAERMGRIIDHMRTFSRRDGATQRFDPAASVRSAVELVSNQFALENIEVVSDVPAIDCVTRGRPLQLEQVLVNLLSNARDAILEWRADPDGSPAAGRIAVGMRCDMTAGRAVITITDDGGGIDPDVLPRIFDPFFTTKEVGKGSGLGLSIGYGIIDSMGGRIDAANVTHENGSRGVRFTITVPVSHPSVQDVERAHA from the coding sequence ATGTTCGGTGGCGTGGAAGCCTTCTTCGACACCAGCGCGTACTTGCCTCACGGCGTGTGCCTGTTCTGGCGTCCGGAAATCCTGACCCTGCACATCGTGTCCGATGTGTTGACCGGCCTTTCCTATTATTCGATTCCGGTGGCGCTGCTTTACTTCGTCGTGAAGCGCCGCGACGTGGCCTTCACCTGGATCGTCTGGCTGTTCGCCGCCTTCATCCTGGCCTGCGGCACGACGCATTTCTTCAGCCTGTGGACCTTGTGGTATCCCGACTATGCCGTGGAAGGCATCATCAAGGCGCTGACCGCAATGGTGTCGGTGCTGACCGCCGTCGCCTTGTGGGTGCAGATGCCCAAGGCTCTCGCTTTGCCCAGCGCCACCCAGCTCGCCGACGCCAACGGAGCCCTTCAGCGCGAGATCGAGATCCGGCGTCAGGCCGAGCTGCGCTACGCCAGCTTCTTCAACAATCTGGCGGAGGGGCTGTTCGTCATCACGGTGCTGCCGGACGGTGACTTCGCCTTCGACACGCTGAACCCCGCCCACGCGCGGGGGACGGGAATCGACCCGGAGACCATCCGCGGCCGGCTGGTCCGCGAGGCCGTTCCGCCGGAGACCGCCGCGGCGGTGATCGAACGCTACAGCGCCTGCGTCGCCGCGGGCGGCCCGATCGATTACGAGGAGACGCTGGACCTTCCGGTCGGACGGCGCACGTGGCACACCGTCCTGGTGCCGGTGCGCGGCGAGGGAGGGCAGGTGGTCCAGATTCTGGGCAGCTCCCGCGACATCACCGACCGCAAGAGGCTTCAGGAGGAGCTGGTCCAGACCTCCAAGCTGGCGACGCTGGGCACGCTCGCCGCCGGCATGGCCCATGAGATGAGCCAGCCCCTGAACATCATCCGGATCTGGGCCGAGAACGCCCTGTCCCGCCTGCGCGACGGCGACGCCGACACCGCGCGCCTGGACAAGGTGCTGACCATCATGTCGGAACAGGCGGAGCGCATGGGCCGCATCATCGACCATATGCGCACCTTCAGCCGCCGCGACGGCGCCACCCAGCGCTTCGACCCCGCGGCCAGCGTCCGCTCCGCCGTCGAGCTGGTGTCCAACCAGTTCGCCTTGGAGAACATCGAGGTCGTGAGTGACGTCCCGGCCATCGACTGCGTCACGCGCGGCCGTCCCCTGCAACTGGAGCAGGTGCTGGTCAATCTGCTGTCCAACGCGCGCGACGCCATCCTGGAATGGCGCGCCGACCCCGACGGGTCGCCGGCAGCCGGGCGGATTGCGGTGGGTATGCGCTGCGACATGACCGCCGGGCGGGCGGTCATCACCATCACCGACGATGGCGGCGGTATCGACCCGGACGTACTGCCGCGCATTTTCGATCCATTCTTCACGACCAAGGAGGTCGGGAAGGGCTCTGGCCTTGGCCTGTCCATCGGCTATGGCATCATCGATTCGATGGGCGGGCGGATCGACGCGGCGAACGTGACCCACGAGAACGGAAGCCGCGGCGTCCGCTTCACCATCACCGTGCCGGTGTCCCATCCCTCCGTTCAGGACGTGGAGCGCGCTCATGCCTGA
- a CDS encoding peptide chain release factor 3, which produces MSELLDAVSRRRTFAIIAHPDAGKTTLTEKLLLFGGAIQMAGAVKARGEQRRAKSDWMKVERERGISVTASVMTFDYEGRTFNLLDTPGHEDFSEDTYRTLTAVDSAVMVIDGAKGIESQTLKLFEVCRLRDVPIITFCNKMDREARDPFDLISEIESSLALEVTPASWPIGMGRDFLGCYDLIRDRLILMDRTKGDEIDDGIECNGLDDPRLDELLPDHAVAKLREEVEMARGLMPPFDLEAYRAGHLTPIYFGSAINNFGVRELLQGLAENAPPPRPQPAEQRSVQPDEGKFSGFVFKVQANMDPNHRDRIAFVRICSGKFKRGAKLKHVRSGKLMAVNNAVLFLARDRELAEEAWPGDIMGIPNHGSLRIGDTLTEGEDLRFTGVPSFAPELLQRVRLEDPMRVKHLRKALEHFAEEGASQVFKPLTGADWVVGVVGQLQFEVLAARIEAEYGLAARFEGAGVDAARWIETDDEDQLKKFLDLNRSAAAEDHDGALVFLARNAWHLNRTQEDFPALRFLKTREQNRKVHTAA; this is translated from the coding sequence ATGTCCGAGCTTCTGGACGCTGTTTCCCGGCGTCGAACCTTCGCGATCATCGCGCACCCCGACGCCGGCAAGACCACCCTCACCGAAAAGCTGCTGCTGTTCGGCGGCGCCATCCAGATGGCCGGCGCCGTCAAGGCCCGCGGCGAGCAACGCCGCGCCAAGTCGGACTGGATGAAGGTGGAGCGCGAGCGCGGCATCTCCGTGACCGCCTCCGTCATGACCTTCGATTACGAAGGGCGCACCTTCAACCTGCTGGACACGCCGGGCCACGAGGACTTCTCGGAGGACACCTACCGGACGCTGACCGCGGTGGACAGCGCCGTCATGGTGATCGACGGCGCGAAGGGCATCGAAAGCCAGACGTTGAAGCTTTTCGAGGTCTGCCGCCTGCGCGACGTGCCGATCATCACCTTCTGCAACAAGATGGACCGCGAGGCCCGCGACCCCTTCGACCTCATTTCCGAGATCGAAAGCTCGCTGGCGCTGGAGGTCACCCCAGCGAGCTGGCCCATCGGCATGGGCCGCGACTTCCTGGGCTGCTACGACCTGATCCGCGACCGCTTGATCCTGATGGACCGCACCAAGGGCGACGAGATCGACGACGGCATTGAGTGCAACGGCCTCGACGATCCGCGCCTCGACGAGCTTCTGCCGGACCACGCGGTGGCAAAGCTGCGCGAGGAGGTGGAAATGGCCCGCGGGCTGATGCCGCCCTTTGACCTGGAAGCCTATCGCGCCGGCCATCTGACGCCGATTTATTTCGGCTCGGCGATCAATAACTTCGGCGTGCGCGAGCTTCTCCAGGGCTTGGCCGAGAACGCCCCGCCGCCGCGCCCGCAGCCGGCGGAGCAGCGCTCGGTTCAGCCGGACGAGGGCAAGTTCAGCGGCTTCGTGTTCAAGGTCCAGGCCAACATGGACCCCAACCACCGCGACCGCATCGCCTTCGTGCGCATCTGCTCCGGCAAGTTCAAGCGCGGGGCGAAGCTGAAGCATGTCCGGTCGGGCAAGCTGATGGCGGTGAACAACGCCGTGCTGTTCCTGGCCCGTGACCGCGAGCTGGCGGAAGAGGCGTGGCCCGGCGACATCATGGGCATCCCCAACCACGGGTCCTTGCGTATCGGCGACACGCTGACCGAGGGCGAGGATCTGCGCTTCACCGGCGTGCCGAGCTTCGCGCCGGAACTGCTGCAGCGTGTCCGCCTGGAAGACCCGATGCGCGTGAAGCATCTGCGCAAGGCGCTGGAGCATTTCGCGGAGGAGGGCGCCTCCCAGGTGTTCAAGCCGCTGACCGGGGCGGATTGGGTGGTCGGCGTGGTCGGCCAGCTTCAGTTCGAGGTGCTGGCGGCCCGCATCGAGGCGGAATATGGCCTCGCCGCCCGCTTCGAGGGGGCGGGGGTGGACGCCGCCCGCTGGATCGAGACGGACGACGAGGACCAGCTCAAGAAGTTCCTCGACCTCAACCGCTCGGCGGCGGCGGAGGACCATGACGGGGCGCTGGTCTTCCTGGCCCGCAACGCTTGGCACCTGAACCGCACGCAGGAGGATTTTCCGGCTCTGCGCTTCCTGAAGACCCGCGAGCAAAACCGCAAGGTGCACACCGCGGCGTAA
- a CDS encoding glycogen/starch/alpha-glucan phosphorylase, translating to MDARYKSREIERRSLDVDGLKRSFLEWLVYSVGKDARAATRRDWFHTVALAVRDRLVDRWMDTTRTYYQQDAKRVYYLSLEFLIGRLLTNSLANLGITDQCRQALDRIGLNLDDVVEAEPDAALGNGGLGRLAACFLDSMASEALPGYGYGIRYEFGLFEQRFEHGWQVEYPEQWLQFGNPWEFPRPEVLYPVQFYGRVEEFRDSVGERAYRWVDAERVLAMAYDTPVVGYGGDTINTLRLWSARATRDFNFGHFNDGAYMKAVEQKVLTENLSRVLYPNDATEGGKELRLKQEYFFTSASLQDILRRYLQHHSNFDSLPDKAAIQLNDTHPAIGIAELMRLLVDQHGVTWDKAWDITRATFSYTNHTLLPEALEAWPVRMMERVLPRHMQIIYEINAKFLNRSKARAAGDNGRLSRLSLIDERGDRRVRMGNLAFLGSHKVNGVSALHTELMKQTVFADFHAEFPERINNKTNGITPRRWLHQANQPLAALITSRIGNGWIKDLSQISALAEKADDLVFREEFRRAKRKNKKRLAAYIARQTGVDVQVDSLFDVQVKRMHEYKRQLLNILQAIALYNEMRDNPTVAWVPVTKIFAGKAAPSYHMAKLIIKLINDVAKVVNHDPSVHDNLKIVLLPNYNVTAAEIIMPAADLSEQISTAGMEASGTGNMKLALNGALTIGTLDGANVEIREHVGDDNIFIFGLTAEEVNDLRASGGFNPRDVIASNPSLKRALDMISTGVFSPDDPHRYHPILQALTDGGDHFLVTADFSDYCQAQQAAMDLYRDQEEWTRKAILNTANMGWFSSDRTIMEYATEIWDVHPVKPEHPAETET from the coding sequence ATGGACGCTCGGTATAAGTCCCGCGAGATCGAACGCCGCAGTCTGGATGTCGACGGGCTGAAGCGCTCGTTTCTGGAGTGGCTGGTTTATTCCGTCGGCAAGGACGCGCGGGCGGCGACCCGGCGCGACTGGTTCCACACCGTGGCGCTGGCCGTGCGCGACCGCCTTGTGGACCGCTGGATGGACACGACGCGGACCTATTACCAGCAGGACGCCAAGCGCGTTTACTACCTCTCGCTGGAATTCCTGATCGGCCGCCTGCTGACCAACAGCCTCGCCAACCTCGGCATCACCGACCAGTGCCGTCAGGCACTCGACCGCATCGGCCTGAACCTTGACGACGTGGTGGAGGCTGAGCCGGACGCCGCGCTCGGCAACGGCGGCCTCGGCCGTCTGGCCGCCTGTTTCCTCGACAGCATGGCGTCGGAAGCGCTGCCCGGCTACGGCTACGGCATCCGCTATGAGTTCGGCCTCTTCGAGCAGCGCTTCGAGCATGGCTGGCAGGTCGAGTATCCGGAACAGTGGCTGCAGTTCGGCAACCCGTGGGAATTCCCGCGTCCGGAGGTGCTGTACCCCGTCCAGTTCTATGGCCGCGTCGAGGAGTTCCGGGATTCGGTTGGCGAGCGCGCCTACCGCTGGGTCGACGCCGAGCGCGTGCTGGCCATGGCCTACGACACGCCGGTGGTCGGGTACGGCGGCGACACGATCAACACGCTGCGCCTGTGGTCGGCCCGCGCCACCCGGGACTTCAACTTCGGCCACTTCAACGACGGCGCCTACATGAAGGCGGTCGAGCAGAAGGTGCTGACCGAGAATTTGAGCCGCGTCCTCTACCCGAACGACGCGACGGAGGGTGGCAAGGAACTGCGGCTGAAGCAGGAGTATTTCTTCACCTCCGCCTCGCTGCAGGACATCCTGCGCCGCTATCTGCAGCACCATTCCAACTTCGACAGCCTGCCGGACAAGGCGGCGATCCAGCTCAACGACACGCACCCGGCCATCGGCATCGCCGAGTTGATGCGGCTGCTGGTGGACCAGCACGGGGTTACCTGGGACAAGGCGTGGGACATCACCCGCGCGACCTTCTCCTACACCAACCACACGCTGCTTCCGGAAGCGCTCGAGGCATGGCCGGTGCGCATGATGGAGCGCGTGCTGCCGCGCCACATGCAGATCATCTACGAGATCAACGCCAAGTTCCTGAACCGCTCCAAGGCGCGGGCGGCAGGCGACAACGGGCGGCTGTCCCGCCTGTCGCTGATCGACGAGCGCGGCGACCGCCGGGTGCGCATGGGCAATCTGGCCTTCCTCGGCTCGCACAAGGTCAACGGCGTGTCGGCCCTGCACACCGAACTGATGAAACAGACCGTCTTCGCCGACTTCCACGCGGAATTCCCGGAGCGCATCAACAACAAGACCAACGGCATCACCCCGCGCCGCTGGCTGCATCAGGCGAACCAGCCGCTGGCCGCGCTGATCACCAGCCGCATCGGCAACGGCTGGATCAAGGACCTCAGCCAGATCAGCGCGCTGGCCGAGAAGGCCGACGATCTGGTCTTCCGCGAGGAGTTCCGCCGCGCCAAGCGCAAGAACAAGAAGCGGTTGGCCGCCTACATCGCGCGCCAGACCGGGGTGGACGTGCAGGTCGACAGCCTGTTCGACGTGCAGGTCAAGCGCATGCACGAGTACAAGCGCCAGCTCCTGAACATCCTCCAGGCGATCGCGCTGTACAACGAGATGCGCGACAACCCGACCGTCGCCTGGGTGCCGGTGACCAAGATCTTCGCCGGCAAGGCGGCGCCGAGCTATCACATGGCCAAGCTCATCATCAAGCTCATCAACGATGTGGCGAAGGTGGTGAATCATGACCCGTCGGTGCACGACAACCTGAAGATCGTTCTTTTGCCGAACTACAACGTGACGGCGGCGGAGATCATCATGCCGGCGGCCGACCTGTCGGAGCAGATCTCCACCGCGGGCATGGAGGCGTCGGGCACCGGCAACATGAAGCTGGCCCTGAACGGCGCGCTGACCATCGGCACGCTGGACGGCGCCAACGTCGAAATCCGCGAGCATGTGGGCGACGACAACATCTTCATCTTTGGCCTGACCGCCGAGGAGGTGAACGACCTGCGGGCCAGCGGCGGCTTCAACCCGCGCGACGTCATCGCATCGAACCCCAGCCTGAAGCGGGCGCTGGACATGATCTCCACCGGCGTCTTCTCGCCGGACGATCCCCACCGCTACCACCCGATCCTCCAGGCGCTGACCGACGGCGGCGACCACTTCCTGGTGACCGCGGATTTCTCCGACTATTGCCAGGCGCAGCAGGCGGCCATGGACCTCTACCGCGACCAGGAGGAATGGACGCGAAAGGCCATCCTGAACACGGCCAACATGGGCTGGTTCTCCTCCGACCGCACCATCATGGAATATGCGACGGAGATCTGGGACGTGCACCCCGTGAAGCCGGAACATCCCGCCGAAACCGAGACCTGA
- a CDS encoding biotin-dependent carboxyltransferase family protein, whose product MSAPCLTVVRPGLFATIQDLGRFGHQELGMPVAGALDPIALRLANALVGNPLGTAGVEIALLGPALKVEADGVRVAVVGPMALSLEREGQSPQPLEPHRSHTLVRGDVLKLGAVTGAAVAYLAVAGGFALEPFLGSLSTYVRAGIGPLGGKPLGDGTRLPLNRNDATPGADVELPEPPDYGGGPVRVVLGPQEDRFTAEAVETFLSATYSVGKDADRMGLRLDGPTLAHTGSADIPSDGLVTGSIQVPGNGQPILLLNDHQTAGGYAKIATVISADLPRVGRLSPGGSLSFRAVTVEEAEAIRRRQEQTIASWVRAIRPVRPAGGVDLEALYAENLVSGVVDIVNGNGDILNQEQMCGRAP is encoded by the coding sequence ATGAGCGCCCCCTGTCTTACGGTTGTCCGGCCAGGGCTGTTCGCCACCATCCAGGACCTCGGCCGCTTCGGCCATCAGGAACTCGGCATGCCGGTGGCTGGCGCGCTCGACCCCATCGCCCTGCGCCTCGCCAATGCGCTGGTCGGCAATCCGCTAGGCACGGCGGGGGTGGAGATCGCCCTGCTCGGCCCCGCCCTGAAAGTGGAAGCCGATGGCGTGCGCGTCGCCGTCGTCGGCCCCATGGCGCTGAGCCTGGAGCGCGAGGGGCAATCGCCCCAGCCGCTGGAACCCCACCGCAGCCACACGCTGGTGCGTGGCGACGTGCTGAAGCTGGGTGCGGTCACCGGGGCGGCCGTCGCCTATCTGGCGGTGGCCGGCGGCTTCGCGCTGGAACCGTTCCTGGGCAGCCTGTCCACCTACGTGCGCGCCGGCATCGGGCCGCTCGGCGGCAAGCCGCTGGGCGACGGGACGCGCCTGCCGCTCAACCGCAACGACGCCACACCGGGCGCCGACGTGGAGCTGCCGGAGCCGCCGGACTATGGCGGCGGGCCGGTGCGGGTGGTGCTCGGCCCGCAGGAGGACCGTTTCACGGCGGAGGCGGTGGAAACCTTCCTGTCGGCCACTTACAGCGTCGGCAAGGACGCCGACCGCATGGGCCTGCGGCTCGACGGCCCGACGCTTGCCCACACCGGCTCCGCAGACATTCCGTCGGACGGGCTGGTCACCGGCTCCATCCAGGTGCCGGGCAATGGCCAGCCGATCCTTCTGCTGAACGACCACCAGACGGCCGGCGGCTACGCCAAGATCGCCACGGTGATCTCCGCCGACCTGCCCCGCGTCGGCCGGCTGAGCCCCGGCGGCTCCCTCAGCTTCCGCGCCGTTACGGTGGAAGAGGCGGAGGCCATCCGGCGGCGCCAGGAACAGACCATCGCGTCCTGGGTCCGCGCCATCCGTCCAGTGCGCCCGGCGGGCGGCGTCGATCTGGAGGCGCTCTACGCGGAAAACCTCGTGTCCGGGGTCGTCGACATCGTCAACGGCAACGGTGACATCCTGAACCAAGAACAGATGTGCGGGAGGGCACCATGA
- a CDS encoding response regulator: MPDPVTAPLHVLVAEDEALAAMALEDFLSRKGYRVTLAQDGQEGLERYSADPADLVITDLRMPRMDGRALIRELRIKAAGLPILVMTGFLSMEAGEDDLTSDRWQPLVVLRKPVSPQVILDTLASLAQAAKLRPA, from the coding sequence ATGCCTGACCCTGTCACCGCTCCGTTGCATGTTCTGGTGGCCGAGGACGAAGCTCTGGCCGCCATGGCGCTGGAGGATTTCCTGTCCCGCAAGGGGTATCGCGTGACCCTGGCCCAGGACGGGCAGGAGGGGCTGGAGCGCTACAGCGCCGATCCCGCCGATCTCGTCATCACCGATCTGCGCATGCCGCGGATGGACGGCCGCGCCTTGATCCGCGAGTTGCGGATCAAGGCTGCCGGACTGCCGATCCTGGTGATGACCGGCTTCCTGTCGATGGAGGCGGGAGAGGACGACCTGACGTCCGACCGCTGGCAGCCGTTGGTGGTGCTGCGCAAGCCGGTCAGCCCGCAGGTCATCCTGGACACGCTCGCCAGCCTCGCACAGGCAGCGAAGCTGCGGCCCGCATGA
- the pxpB gene encoding 5-oxoprolinase subunit PxpB, with the protein MDVRFTTAGDTAFNVEFGEGIDRPTNARVMALHARLKAAAPPGLVETVPTFRSLQVVYDPAVTSRREVQAAVEAELAHAGEAPVEGTLWRLPVCYDPDLGPDLLELSSSLGLSADRLIDLHGSTEYFVYMLGFMPGFAYMGDLPAEMERPRRSEPRVRVPAGSVATAGRLTTVYPWESPGGWHLIGRCPVPLYDGARPSPVLLAAGDRVRFEAVDRSRFDTLSAAATAGHFDPDTLRAAS; encoded by the coding sequence ATGGACGTCCGTTTCACCACGGCGGGCGACACCGCCTTCAACGTGGAGTTCGGCGAGGGCATCGACCGCCCCACCAACGCCCGCGTCATGGCTCTGCACGCCCGCCTGAAGGCCGCCGCACCGCCGGGTCTGGTGGAGACGGTGCCGACCTTCCGCTCGCTCCAGGTCGTCTACGACCCGGCGGTCACCAGCCGTCGGGAGGTCCAGGCCGCCGTCGAGGCAGAACTGGCCCACGCCGGTGAGGCGCCGGTCGAAGGCACCCTGTGGCGCCTGCCCGTCTGCTACGATCCCGATCTGGGGCCGGATCTTTTGGAACTGTCCTCTTCGCTCGGCCTGTCGGCGGATCGGCTGATCGACCTCCACGGGTCGACGGAGTATTTCGTCTACATGCTGGGCTTCATGCCAGGCTTCGCCTACATGGGCGACCTGCCGGCGGAGATGGAAAGGCCGCGGCGCAGCGAGCCGCGGGTCCGCGTGCCGGCGGGCTCCGTCGCCACCGCCGGGCGGCTGACCACCGTCTATCCGTGGGAGAGCCCCGGCGGCTGGCACCTGATCGGGCGCTGCCCGGTGCCGCTCTACGACGGCGCCCGTCCCTCTCCGGTCCTGCTCGCCGCCGGCGACCGTGTGCGGTTCGAGGCGGTGGACCGCTCCCGCTTCGACACCCTGTCCGCCGCCGCCACCGCTGGGCACTTCGATCCCGACACACTGAGGGCCGCATCATGA
- a CDS encoding aspartate-semialdehyde dehydrogenase — translation MSTSSPSPRRVAIVGATGAVGREMVDVLHRRSFPVAELGLFASERSAGRTVETPFGEKTLVAFDVEKVKGYDIVLLAVSGDFAKEHAPAIAAGGALVIDNSSAFRYDDNVPLIVPEINAHAMGDAKLVANPNCTTAIAVVALGPLHKAFGLKRVIVSTYQATSGAGAEGMAELEEQTRNQLDGKPVVNSVFRHPIPFNLIPQIDAFQENGYTKEEMKVTWETRKILEIPDLPVSCTAVRIPTYRAHSEAITVETLSPVTPDAARAVLADAPGVVVKDVPADGVYPMPLNATGQFDVEVGRIRTSLIFGDHGLDLFVCGDQLLKGAALNAVQIAELSL, via the coding sequence ATGAGCACCTCTTCTCCTTCTCCCCGCCGCGTCGCCATCGTCGGTGCCACGGGCGCCGTCGGCCGCGAGATGGTCGATGTTCTTCACCGCCGTTCGTTCCCGGTCGCGGAACTTGGCCTGTTCGCGTCGGAGCGCAGCGCCGGCCGCACGGTCGAGACCCCGTTCGGCGAGAAGACCCTCGTGGCGTTCGACGTCGAGAAGGTGAAGGGTTACGACATCGTCCTGCTCGCCGTGTCCGGTGATTTCGCCAAGGAGCACGCGCCGGCCATCGCCGCGGGCGGGGCGCTGGTGATCGACAACTCCTCGGCCTTCCGCTACGACGACAACGTCCCGCTGATCGTGCCGGAGATCAACGCCCACGCAATGGGCGACGCCAAGCTCGTCGCCAACCCGAACTGCACGACCGCCATCGCCGTCGTGGCGCTCGGGCCCCTGCACAAGGCGTTCGGCCTGAAGCGCGTGATCGTTTCCACCTATCAGGCGACCAGCGGCGCCGGTGCGGAGGGCATGGCCGAGCTTGAGGAGCAGACCCGCAACCAGCTCGACGGAAAGCCGGTCGTCAACAGCGTGTTCCGCCACCCGATCCCCTTCAACCTGATCCCCCAGATCGACGCCTTCCAGGAGAACGGCTACACGAAGGAGGAGATGAAGGTGACCTGGGAGACCCGGAAGATCCTGGAGATCCCGGACCTGCCGGTCAGCTGCACCGCGGTGCGCATCCCGACCTACCGCGCCCACTCCGAGGCGATCACGGTCGAGACGCTGTCCCCGGTCACCCCGGACGCCGCCCGCGCCGTGCTGGCCGACGCGCCGGGCGTGGTGGTGAAGGACGTGCCGGCGGACGGCGTCTACCCGATGCCGCTGAACGCCACCGGCCAGTTCGACGTCGAGGTCGGCCGCATCCGCACCAGCCTGATCTTCGGCGACCACGGCCTCGACCTGTTCGTCTGCGGCGACCAGCTCCTGAAGGGTGCGGCGCTGAACGCCGTGCAGATCGCCGAGCTGAGCCTGTAA
- a CDS encoding LamB/YcsF family protein, producing MTITVNLNADLGEGFGAYDIGDDDSMLGIVASANIACGFHAGDPLVMARTIRNAVAKGVSLGAHPSYPDLQGFGRRPLRMSAAEVEAMVAYQIGALMGIAATAGGTVTHVKAHGALNNMAAVDEGLALAIGRAIKGVDPSLIYLATAGSEMARAGRTLGLPTAEEVFADRAYDDNGNLVPRGQPGAMVHDPDVAAANVLRMLEEGVILSVTGTRIPCTVHSVCVHGDEPSAVAMASNLRRTLEAKGVRIVPLPELRDRF from the coding sequence ATGACCATCACCGTGAACCTGAACGCCGACCTGGGCGAGGGCTTCGGCGCCTACGACATCGGCGACGACGACTCCATGCTCGGCATCGTCGCCTCCGCCAACATCGCCTGCGGCTTCCACGCCGGCGACCCGCTGGTGATGGCGCGGACCATCCGGAACGCGGTGGCGAAGGGCGTCAGCCTGGGCGCCCACCCCTCCTACCCCGACCTCCAGGGCTTCGGACGCCGTCCCTTGCGGATGTCGGCGGCGGAGGTCGAGGCGATGGTCGCCTATCAGATCGGGGCGCTGATGGGCATCGCCGCCACCGCCGGCGGGACGGTCACCCATGTGAAGGCGCACGGCGCGCTGAACAACATGGCGGCGGTGGACGAGGGGCTGGCCCTGGCGATCGGGCGGGCGATCAAGGGCGTCGATCCCTCGCTGATCTACCTCGCCACCGCCGGTTCGGAGATGGCGCGGGCCGGGCGGACGCTGGGCCTGCCCACGGCGGAGGAGGTCTTCGCCGACCGCGCCTACGACGACAACGGCAACCTCGTGCCGCGCGGCCAGCCCGGCGCGATGGTCCACGACCCGGACGTGGCGGCCGCCAACGTCCTGCGCATGCTGGAGGAGGGGGTGATCCTGTCGGTCACCGGCACGCGCATCCCCTGCACCGTCCATTCCGTCTGCGTCCACGGCGACGAGCCGAGCGCCGTCGCCATGGCGAGCAACCTGCGCCGCACCCTGGAGGCCAAGGGGGTCCGCATCGTCCCCCTGCCGGAACTGCGCGACCGTTTCTAA